TGTGCTGAGTAGGCTCATGGCAAATGCTGAAACTGTTCTTCCTGAATGACAGACACTGTCAGTGTTCTCAGTGACTGTCATTGTCTCGTTTAGGGTGCATCCAAGGAGGGAGTCGCACAGTGAGTAAAAAGACCCCTAGGAGGCATCTCTGGGTTTGTCAGACACATCACAACTAATCCAGACAGTTGCCAAGCCAAGATGGGATTTGAATCAAGCTTCAAATAGCAGCTGCCACTGCATAACTGGAACAAATAGAAGTCAGAGAAGCAGAACATAACATGAAACAACAAGAGGTGCCTCAGCTCCATAGGTGACAATACTGTAGTTAACGGGCCGGGACAGGTGTGTTACAGCTTGTATCTGCTCAGGGCTTTTATGTCTGTGTAGCTAACTGCTGTATGCTACGGGTGCAGTGTTGTGCacccaccccaccccctcctTATCCCCTTCTCGCCCCTTCTGGTATCCCAAGCCGAACAGGAGTAATCAGATGAGAGGCGGAGTGGGGAGGCTCACGTGGGGACACAGCGTCTACCAGGGATTAAAAAACAAGAATCTTGATTGAAGTTCCACTAGTCTCACTCTACAAGCGGGttaaatgggagagagagagacagatacagagagagagaggggaagagggagaaaggTACAGAGGGAGGTACAGCAGTGAGAAGGAGTGGGAGGAATAAAGAGCGAGAAAGGGAGATAGCGCAGTGCTGGGCGGCAGGAGGAAttagtgtgagggagagagagagaggggggaagacagGAAGCGTGCCACAGCCACTGAGCCAGAGACgcagggagaggaagacagagaggccATGAGCAGCAGAGAGGGCAACAGGGGGAAGCAGTAAGGATCACAGCGCGCTAAGACGGAGAGTGAGGGGGGAGGaccaggaagagaaagagagaaaaaacaaagGGATACAATCAGAAACAGGCTTGGACAGGAAAGGGGAGCGAGTGGGTGGGGGTCTGAGGAGAATTAAGCGGAAGAAAGTTTTCGAAAGAGAGGAAAAGAACGGGAGAAGTAGAAGTCAATGAGAAAAACATTCCATGTGAATGTCAAGGGCAGGAAGCTGGAGGGAAAAAAGCTAATTCTTTAAGGAGTCTTCCTCTGTGGCTGCTGGACTGCTTCCATCATGTTCTCAGACATCAGAGCACCTGGGGAGCACAGAGGCTTTCAGCACAGCAACCCTCATCTCAACCTCTGGCTCCACAATAGATTCAGGGCCCATCACAGCGACATGGGACTCAATGGGCAGCGCAGGCGGACTGATGCCAACCTTACCTATCCCAACAGGACCAAAGAGGTAGGCTATAAATCACAAGAGGTAATCAACAATATACATGGGAAGGAAAGGATGGGTCCCCATTTGAATGGACTGGGACTGGAGGAGCTAGATTTAAGAAGCCAAGTTGGCAGTCCTTCCAGGTGGAGCCAGGTCCCGTCTCCAGAGCCAGGCCTGAGACACAGCGCATCTGTCAGGAACCACTACACAGAACGCTCCTTTGTTTGGAACCACCGCCAGACGTTACCACACCCCTCAGTCAGGAACTACGTGACTGCCCCCGCTCCACCAACACAGTTCAAAGGTCAAGACAGCTGTAAAGTGCCTGTTTGTTTGGAGGACCAGCTTTGGGGTTACCCCAGACAGACCTGTCAGAGAAACCTTCATAAATCCAGCTGGGTGGATTCAGCCACAGCCAAACAGGGCTTACCCAGACACCAGAGTTTTGGTTCTACCTTGAGTTCCACCCCCAAAAAAGTCAGAAACATCCAGAGAGACTTGACTAGACCAGTAGGCGGACCAGAGACCAGAAGAGAACAGAAATACTTCACTAAACCTGTGGAGGGTTACAATGGACCCAGCTCTCTGCATGAGGTCATATTCTCTACAGAGGTTCCTCAGAGAAATATGGGAGGTCCCACTCTCCGACCCCAGCAGAGTCCCAGTAAGCCCTGTCCCACCCCAGAGGATGTCCAGACCAGGCCCGCCAGCGGGCACCATGGCTCCAGGAGAGGGCCAGGGCTGACTGGGTCGAAGAGGAGCCACCGGAAGGTGGTCCGGGATCAGATCCGGAGAGTGGTGGAGAACCTGGAGGAGGTTCTAGGAGGCCTGAAGGACATCCATCAGGAGATGAAGGAGGTAAAGACGTTTCTGTTTGCCTATAAGTTACAGATAGGGTCTATCTTTGATGGGAGGATTTAAAGCTGTTTCTCGTGCAGAACTGTGGTATAGTGGTAACACTCCCCGGCACAAGTCACATGTACAACGGAGATTGGGGTTCAATCCCCGCATCCCACTGTTCTGATTTCCAAACTGTCTCAATAAGTGTCAAATACTTGAAAAAAAAAGTTGTTTTGGGAGGGGATAGTGAGCAATACCCTGGTATTGTCATATAGCCTTAAAAATATTTCAGCTGCTTTCTTTGATGTTCTTTTGATATTTGTATAAACATATTATCATGCTATTTCAGGTCCTGAAGGGACTGTGAAGAGCAGTTGTACAGTGTGTTACTTTTGCACTCCCCAGAAAGAGTATAATACCAGTTCATACGTTTGATAATTTAACATGCATTAAAGAGGCGTCTGAATTGATATACACTGTTATACTGCTTGCAAAGCGTCTCTCCACCACAGTGTTACAGTCTTATCAATGAAACAGCATAGAAGTGAAGAATTCACTGCATTTTTAAAGGGAGGAAGTGGTGTTTGCTGGGTCGTTCcacccatagagaatgatagagataGCATCCCTATATCGTTTCCAATATGACGtctgtttattttatttcacctttatttaaccaggtaggctagttgagaacgagttctcatttacaactgcgacctggccaagataaagcacagcagatcaacacaaacaacacagagttacacatggataaacaatcatacagtcaataatacagtacaaaaagtctatatacagtttgtgcaaatgagggaggtaaggcaataagggaggtaaggcaataaataggccacaatggcgaagtaattacaatataccaattgaacactggaatggtagatgtgcagaagatgaatgtgcaaacagagatactggggtgcaaaggagcaagataaataaataaataagtacagtatgtggatgaggtagttggatgggctgtttacagacgggctatgtacaggtgcagtgatctgtgagctgctctgatagctggtgcttaaagctagtgagggagataggagtctccagtttcagtgatttttgcagttcgttccagtcattggcagcagagaactggaaggaaaggcggccaaaggaggaattggctttgggggtgaccagagagatatacctgctggagcgcgtgctacgagtgggtgctgctatggtgaccagtgagctgagataaggtggggctttacctagcagagacttgtagatgacctggagccagtgggtttggcgacgagtatgaagcgagggccagccaatgagagcgtacaggtcgcagtggtgggtagtatatggggctttggtgaaaaaacagatggcactgtgatagactgcatccaatttgttgagtagggtgttggaggttattttataaattacatcgccgaagtcgaggatcggtaggatggtcagttgctttgttgcaaaataggaagccggttctagatttaattttggattggagatgcttaatgtgagtctggaaggagagtttacagtctaactagacgcctaggtatttgtagttgtctacatattctaagtcagaaccgtccagagtagtgatgctggatgggcgggcaggtgcgggcagtgatcgattgaagagcatgcatttagttttacttgtatttaagagcagttggaggccacggaaggagagttgtatggcattgaagctcatctgaaggttagttaacacagtgtccaaagaagggctagaagtatacagaatggtgtcgtctgc
This genomic stretch from Salvelinus alpinus chromosome 15, SLU_Salpinus.1, whole genome shotgun sequence harbors:
- the LOC139539640 gene encoding uncharacterized protein, with protein sequence MFSDIRAPGEHRGFQHSNPHLNLWLHNRFRAHHSDMGLNGQRRRTDANLTYPNRTKEVGYKSQEVINNIHGKERMGPHLNGLGLEELDLRSQVGSPSRWSQVPSPEPGLRHSASVRNHYTERSFVWNHRQTLPHPSVRNYVTAPAPPTQFKGQDSCKVPVCLEDQLWGYPRQTCQRNLHKSSWVDSATAKQGLPRHQSFGSTLSSTPKKVRNIQRDLTRPVGGPETRREQKYFTKPVEGYNGPSSLHEVIFSTEVPQRNMGGPTLRPQQSPSKPCPTPEDVQTRPASGHHGSRRGPGLTGSKRSHRKVVRDQIRRVVENLEEVLGGLKDIHQEMKEVVQQIELLTSSIDLSEGEASPSLPSDSSSTSSGVAMGSSHQRPRGPGGEETRQGDAALSSLIRTNSPQRHNPASSPVRLPHQLAPRPHRSSPVRPPTPGLSPISTNPPHPNTHDPSVKSKSLHYPLNPASNSALFHILGLSPHEISPLPHPSALGPSVTLETQTGSPMRSPLPVSPPRALKTQTMVEGVRTTSAKSLRLTQGQTVPHGPGRVPGPKGRKPPPYPHDGHFDRGASKGKDPRKAPPYPVKRRLLSTTV